A region of the Euzebyales bacterium genome:
GAGCTCGAGTACGGCACGGAGACGATCGAAGTGCACGCCGACGCGTTCGCCGCTGGTGACCGCGTGCTCATCGTCGATGACGTGCTCGCGACCGGGGGAACGGCGGCGGCGGCGTGTGAGCTGGTCGAGCGTGCCGGTGGGCAGGTCGCCGGATTGGCCTTCCTGGTCGAGCTGAGCTTCCTCGAGGGCGCGGCGCGGATCGCCAGGTACGACTACACGAGCCTGCTGACCTACTGATCGGGGGGGAACGCCCGCGGCCGGCGCCGTGCGACGGGCAGTCAGATGAGGCTACGTAGCGTGACGTCGTTGTTGGGTCGTTCGGGCCCTGGCTATCATGGTCTTCGAACAGCCCGGCAACGAAGGATCGTTGGGCGTGGATGATGGTGTAGCGCACTCGGAGGGCCGCAGCGCGGCCGACATCATCAGTGCACACCACGATTCCACCGCTCTCGAGATCACCCAGCCGCTGCCGCGGATCACCAGCGGCGGCGTGGCTGCATCGAGTGTCCAGGACCGGCGCGAGGCCGCCGAGCTGATCGAGGGGCTGCCGCGCGCCCGACCGTCCGGCGTCAAGGCCGTCCTGTCGCGCCTGCCGTTCGACATCGGCCTGCAGGTCCCCGAGCTGCTGCAGCCGTTGGTCGGCAAGCTCAAGCAGCACTCGCCGAAGGTCGACGTCCGTGAGGTCGTCCGCGCGTACATCTGCGCGGAGCGGGCCCACGAGGGCCAGATGCGCAAGTCCGGCGACCCCTACATCATCCACCCGGTCGGGGTCGCGGAGACCCTGGCCGAGCTGGGCATGGACACGCCCACGATCGTCGCCGCGCTGCTCCACGACACGGTCGAGGACACCGTCATGAGCTCCGCGGAGCTGGCGGCCGAGTTCGGTGACGAGGTCGCGATGCTCGTCGACGGGGTCACCAAGCTCGACAAGGTGCAGGTCAGCTCCTCGCTCGAGCGTCAGGCCGAGTCGCTGCGCAAGATGCTGCTGGCGATGGCCCGCGACTACCGCGTGCTCCTGATCAAGCTGGCCGACCGGCTGCACAACATGCGCACCCTGCACCACATGCCGCGGCACAAGCAGGAGCGGATCGCCGACGAGACGCTGCAGATCTACGCCCCGCTCGCGCACCGCCTCGGCATGCAGAACTTCAAGTGGCAGCTCGAGGATCTGGCGTTCCAGACGCTGCACGGCAAGCGCTACGACGAGATCAAGGCGATGGTCCGCGAGCGCCAGCCCGAACGGGACCGCTACCTCGATCGGGTGGTCGGCGACGTCGAGCAACTGCTCAAGGGCGTCAAGATCAAAGCCGACGTCAGCGGTCGGCCCAAGCACTACTACTCGATCTACGAGAAGATGGTGCGGCGCGGCAAGGAGTTCTCCGACATCTACGACCTCGTCGGCATCCGCGTGATCGTCGACAGTGTCAAGGACTGCTACGGCGCGCTCGGCATGATCCACTCGCGATGGCATCCGGTCCCGGGCCGGTTCAAGGACTACATCGCGATGCCGAAGTTCAACCTGTACCAGTCGCTGCACACGACGGTCATGGGTCCTGCCGGCATGACGCTGGAGGTGCAGATCCGCACGCAGGCGATGCACCGCACGGCCGAGTTCGGCGTCGCCGCCCACTGGAAGTACAAGCAGGCCAGCCGCTCGGAGCAGTCCGAGGCGCAGTGGCTGACGCAGATGATCGACATGCACCAGACCACCGCGGAGCCCGACGAGTTCCTGTCGAACATCCGCCTGGACCTCGACGCCGACGAGGTCTTCGTGTTCACGCCCGACGGCGACATCAAGTCGCTGCCGAAGGGATCGACCCCGGTCGACTTCGCGTACGCCATCCACACCGAGGTCGGACACCGCACCGTCGGCGCGCGCGTCAACGGGCGCCTCGTGTCGCTCGAGTACGAGTTGCACAATGGCGAGACGGTCGAGATCCTGACGTCAAAGGCGCAGGAGGCCGGTCCCAGCCGCGACTGGCTCGACTTCGTCGGGTCGTCGCGTGCGCGGGCGAAGATCCGCCAGTGGTTCTCCCGTGAGCGCCGCGTCGACGCCATCGAGAAGGGCCGCCAGGCGCTGCGGGGCGAACTCGGTCGACAGAGCACGGGCTGGCGACGGCTGATGACCGGGTCGGAGCTGTCCGCTGTCGCGGCGGACATGAACTACCACGACCTCGACGCGCTGTACCGCGCGATCGGCGAAGGCCACCTGTCGGCCCAAACCGTGATCGGTCACCTCATCGGCAGGCTGACCGACGAGGAGGAGGGCGAGGAGATCCTTCCGCCGACGATCGTCGGCCCCCCGCCGCGGGACATCAACGCGGTGCTCGTCGACGGCCTCGACGATGTCATGGTCTCGCTGGCGCAGTGCTGCCACCCTGTGCCCGGCGACGACATCCTCGGGTTCATCACCCGCGGTCGCGGTGTCAGCGTCCACCGGTCGGACTGCACGAACGCCGAGGACCTGCGCAGGCAGTCGGACCGGCTGATCGATGTGACCTGGGACACCGGTGTCCTGGCGATGTTCCGCGTGACCATGCAGGTCGACGCTCTGGACCGCAAGCACCTGCTGCGCGACATCACGACGGTGCTCGGCGACCTGCACGTCAACATCCTGTCCGCCCAGGTGACGACCCGGCGCGACCGCGTCGCCAAGCTGCGGTTCACCTTCGAGCTGGCCGACATCGCCCACCTCGACCACATCCTGGCGCAGGTGATGCGCGTCGAATCGGTGTACGACGCCTTCCGCGTCATCCCCCGCAAGAACGGCGGCTGAGGCTCACCCGGGGGCAGTTGCCGACGCTCACCGATCCGGCTCGTCCGGCGGTCGCTGTCCGTCCGATCCACCCGCCGGTGGCTCCGCGCCCTGCAGGTTCGGCGTGTTGCCCGTCTCGGTCGCCTGTGCGATGTGCTCACGCCGTTCGATCTCGCGCTGCGCTTCGATCGCGTCGCGGTGGGCGGCCTCACCGGTCGCGCCCGTGCGACGATCGTCCAGCTCGGCGAGACGCTCGACCGGCCCGTAGACCATGAGCGTGTCGCCGGTGCGCACCAGGTAGCTGCCCTTGGGCGCGCCGAAGTAGTGGTCGCCGCGGATGATGCCCAGCACCAGCAGCCCTTCGTGGGACAGATCGAGCTCCGCCAGCGTCTTCTCGGTCATCCAGTCGTCCGTCTCGACCAGGAGCTCGGAGATCCCGTAGTCGCCGGACAGGCGGAGCATGTGCCCGTAGTCGCGGATGTCGACATCGGTCATGCGCTTGACGATCCCGGCGAACACGCGGGCCAGGGTGCGGTCCAGGGTCGGGATGCGCAGGATCAGCCACAGCACGAAGACCCCGCCGATGATCATGAGTCCGCGCTCGAATCCCGCGCCGAACCCTGACACGTTCCACATCGATGCGATCAGCGTCGCGATGATGGCCGCGCTGCCCAGGCTGCCGACCGTCATCAACATCATGACGATGCGCCGGCGCGCCGGATGGCTGACGACCGACTCCGACTCGTTGGTGGTGTAGCCCGCGCCCGACAGCGCCGACCGTGCCTGGAACTTGGCGATCGGTCGCGGGAGGCCCGTCGCGGTCAGTGCGATCGTGCCCAGCCGGCCGATGAGCAGCGTGAAGGCCGCCACGAGCAGCAACGAGACGACCTGGAACACCGTCGCTCCTTCCACGCTCCCGCGCGCCAGGTGAGGTTGTGCCGAGTGTGTCCGCGGCCGGCCCGTGGCGCCAGGGGTATCGTGCGATCGACCGACCGGAGACGACGTCGTGCCCCGACCGTGGGCAGCCCGCTGGTCACGGTACCGCCGCCGCCGTGGTCACGGGAGCAGGTTCGGCGCCAGAAGGGCAGAGGATGTCGGAGCGTGTGATCGACCGTTTGGTGCTGGGGATCTGGCAGGCGAACTGCTTCATCGTGGGTGACCGCGAGCACGCCACCGCGGTCATCGTCGACCCCGGCCAGGACGGTGCCGAACGCATCGCCGGCCGGCTCGACGCGCTCGGCCTGACGTGCGAGGCCGTGCTGCTGACCCACGGCCACCTCGACCACCTGTGGTCGGCGCCGACGTTGGCCGACAAGCTCGACGTCCCGGTGCTGCTGCATCCCGAGGACCGCTGGCTCTGGGACAACCCGGCCGCCGGCTTCGGGGCGCCCCTGGCGGGGCTGGAGCAGCAGTTCGGTCTCCGGTGGGCACCGCCGACGGAGCGGCTCGAGCCGATCGCCGACGGGCAGGTGCTGCCGCACGCGGGCCTGCGACTGCGGGTCCGCCACACGCCGGGGCACACACCCGGCTCGTGCGTGTTCGTGACCGAGGACGACGAACCGATCATGCTCTCGGGCGACCTGCTGTTCGCGGGATCCGTGGGTCGGACGGACTTCCCGCGCGGATCGATGAGTGAGCAGAACGACTCGTTGCGCCGGGTGGTCCTGCCATTGGATGACGGCACGACGGTCCACCCCGGCCACGGACCGGACACGACGGTCGGGACGGAGCGCTCGACGAACCCGTTCCTGCGCGCCCTCTGACGCCCCACCACGCGTTCCGGCAACCACCTTTCTGCACGGATCGCGGGGTGGTTGTCATTTCGCGGGTATATGCGGTGATTCTGCAACCACCCCGCTGCCGGGGCGCCCACCCCGGGTTCCGGCTACCACCTTTCTGCACGGATCGCGGGGTGGTTGTCATTTCGCGGGTATATGCGGTGATTCTGCAACCACCCCGTCCCGGGCGTCCACCCCGTCCCGGGCGACGCCCCGACGCCGGCTTTGCCGCGCCCAACCCCGTCCCGGAGCGACCCGGGTCCGGATCAGGTGATCCGGGCGCCGCTCAGCACAACGCCCAGCGCCAGCAGGAGCAGCAGCGCCACGACCCCGCGGAACGCTGCGCGTTCGCGTCCACGCGCGGTCGCGACGACGACCCACGCCAGGCCCAGCGATCCCGCTCCACCGATCGCCAGCCCCGCGGGCCACAGCGGGACGCCGGTGGCGACCAGCGCGATGCCGACGGCCACGAGCGTCGTGGCGAGCCACGAGGCGCGGCGACGTCCCAGACGGTGCGGCAGGCCCTCCACGCCGGACGCCCGATCCTGCGCGAGATCCGGGATGGCGTTGGCGAGGTGTGCGCCACCACCGAGCACGGCACCGGCGGCGACGATCCACCAGGCCGGCCAGCGCTCCAGCGGCCTGGTCAGCGTGACCACCGCCGGCAGCAGACCGAACGCCACCATCCACGGCACGATGCTGAACGCCGTGCGCTTCGCCACGGCGTTGTACAGCCAGCCCGCCGCGACACCGACCAGGTGCGCTGCCGCGGCGGCAGGACCAAGCGCGAGCGACGCGACGACGCACACGGTCAGCGCGATCACCGCTGCGGCGAGCACCGTCCCGGCGCCCACGTCGCCCCGCGCGACGGGCTTGTCCACCCGCCCGCCCGCACGGTCACGGTCACGATCGAGCCAGTCGTTGCTCCATCCGATGGACAACTGGCCGGTGCCGACGGCCACGGCGACGAGCACAGCACGTGAGCCCAGCCCTGCACCGACGGCCAGTGCCGTGGCGGCCAGCGTCACCGCGGCCGACGGCTCGGGGTGGGCGGCGCGCAGCAGCGCTGTCGCTCGGCGTAGCATGGGCCGCCGCACCCGCCGGGGTGCCTCGCGTTCGCCGCTGCTCATGCGGCACGTCCACACACAAGGATCATCCGGTGACCCCCTACGGAGCAATGCGGACCCACGGCGCAGGAACGCTGCGGGCGGGTGACGACGGTACCGCAGTCGTGCTCGCCGGTTGGGTGGCGCGCCGCCGCGATCACGGTGGGGTGGCGTTCCTGGATCTGCGTGACCGCACCGGCATCGTCCAGGTCGTGGCCGACCCCGAGGCCGACGAGGCGCTGCAGGCCGCGCACGACGTCCGCAGCGAGTACGTCATCCGGGTCCACGGCGACGTGCGGCTCCGCCCGGAGGGCATGACCAACGAGCGGCTGGACACCGGCGACGTCGAGGTCGCCGCATCGAGGCTGGAGGTGCTCGCCCCCGCCGACACGCCGCCGTTCCCGATCGACGACCGCGTTGAGGTCGACGAGCTGATGCGGTTGCGCTACCGCTATCTGGACATCCGTCGGGCACCGGTCTCGCGGGTGCTGGCGGTCCGGTCGCAGACGACCCGGATCATCCGCGAGGTCATGGACGCACACGGGTTCGTCGACGTCGAAACCCCGCTGCTCACCCGGTCGACGCCCGAGGGGGCGCGCGACTTCCTGGTGCCGTCCCGCATGCGCTCCGGCGCGTTCTACGCGCTGCCGCAGTCACCGCAGCTGTTCAAGCAACTGCTGATGGTCGCCGGGATCGAGCGCTACTACCAGATCGCGCGGTGCTTCCGCGACGAGGACTTCCGCGCCGACCGCCAGCCCGAGTTCACCCAGCTCGACGTCGAGGCGAGCTTCATCGACGAGGAGGACATCTACGCCCTCGTCGAGGAGTTGCTGTCCACGGTCTGGGCACGCGTCCTGGACGTCAAGCTCGACCCACCGTTCCGGCGCATGCGCTACGCGGAGACGATGTCGCGCTTCGGGACGGACCGCCCCGATCTGCGGTTCGGTCTCGAGCTGGTCGATCTGCGCGAGGTCTTCGGCGCCACCCAGGTCGGTGTGTTCTCCGGTGCGCTCGACGCCGGGGGCACGGTCATCGCCGTGTGCCTGCCCGGTGGGGGATCGCTCACGCGCAAGCAGTTCGACGGCTGGGTCGACTTCGCCCGGGCGCGTGGCGCGAAGGGGCTGGCGTGGGCGGTCGTCAACGACGATCACACCCTGCGCAGTCCGCTGGCCAAGTTCATGAGCGACGACGAGGTTGCTGGCCTGCTGGCGGCGACCGACGCAGGGCCGGGTGACGCAATCTTCTTCGGCGCCGGCGTCGAACGTGCCACGCAGGAGCTCATGGGCGCGCTGCGCGTGGCTCTGGCGCGTGATGGCGATCTCGTGCCGACGGACCGCTGGGAGTTCGTGTGGATCACCGAGCCGCCGGTGGTCGAGTGGAACGACGGCGAACGACGCTGGGATGCGGTGCACCATCCGTTCACGGCGCCGACCGACCAGGCGCTCGAACTGCTCGACAGCGATCCGGGTGCCATGGCCGCCCGCGCGTACGACATCGTGCTCAACGGCACGGAGCTCGGTGGAGGGTCGATCCGGATCAACCGGGCGGACCTCCAACGGCGGATCTTCGACGTCCTCGGCATCGATCCCGGGACGGCCGTCGAGCGCTTCGGGTTCCTGCTCGACGCGTTCTCCTACGGCGCGCCCCCGCACGGTGGCATCGCGTTCGGGCTCGATCGGCTGGTCATGCTGCTGGCCGGCGAGGACTCGATCCGCGACGTCATCCCGTTCCCAAAGACCCAGACGGGTGCCGATGTCCTGACGGGCGCCCCGTCACCCGTCGACGACGACCAGTTGCGCGCCCTGGGTCTGCGCGCGCGTCCGGTCCGCTGACCACACGGCATGGCCGAGTAGATCACGTCGTTGCATGGGGACGATGCCCGTTGACGACCAGGTTTGCCATACTGGACCGGCGATGAGTGCGACACGCCCGACCACGCCGCGCAACGATGACGTGCGCGTGGAGACCGATCCGGAACTCCCGCTGCTCGGCCGTCTGAACCGCCGCGGGTTCCGCCTGCTCATGGCGGCCGACATGCTGGTGATCGTCGCGTCGATCATCGTGCCGGTCGCCATCGGTGTCGCCTTCGGACTGCTGCGGCTGACGTGGCCGACGAGCTACTACGTCGTGGGGTATCTGCTCGCGGTCGGCATCCACTTCGTCAGCTTCTACTTCGGTGGCCTGTACGAGCGCGAGCAGCGGCTCGGCAGCCGGCCGGTGCTCCCGCGGATCGTCAGCATGTCGATCGGCGCGATGCTGCTGGTCGCGCTCGTACAGCAGTTCACGGTGGTCCGCACGGAGATCCGTGTGGTCCCGCTGTCGGTGCTGCTGTTCGTCCCGGTGCTCGTGTCACTGGGACTGGCAGCCAACCGCCGGATCTCCCGGACGATGCGGGCGCGTCGCGAGGGTCCGCCGCGGGTCCTCCTGGCCGGCGTGCCCGACGACGTCAACCTGGCGCGTGAGCACATCGAGGACGTGGGTGGCACAGCGGACATCGTTGGCTCGACCACGAAGGTCACGGACCTGCTGGCGTTACAGCAGCAGACGGGGGCGACCGATGTGCTGGTCGTGACCTCGCGGCTGATCGACGACGCCTACCCCGAGCCGTTGTCGACGCTCGAGACGCTGGGCGTCAACGTGCTGCGCCGCATCTCGGCGCAGGACACGCTGCTCGGGCTCAGCGGCGTCCGCGAGGTGGCGGGCCTGCCGTTCGTGGTCCTCGGCGGCTCGGCCCTACCCTCGTCACGCGCGCGGTTCAAGCGGACGATCGAACTGCTGGAACTGCTGGTCCTCTCGCCGCTGTGGGTGACGGCCGGCGTCGGCATCGGGCTGTACGTCTTGGCGACCGCCGGCCGTCCCGTGCTGTTCTGGCAGCGACGCGTCGGGATGGATGGACGCCCGTTCCACATGGTCAAGTTCCGCACGATGCGCACCGATGCCGAACTCGCCGTCGGTCCGGTCCTGGCCGCGGCCGACGACGCGCGGGTGGTGCCGGCCCTGGAGTGGCTGCGGCGGACGAGGCTCGACGAGCTGCCGAACCTGTGGAACGTGGTGCGTGGCGAAATGTCGATCGTCGGACCGCGACCCGAACGACCCGAGCTGACCGAGCAGTTCGAGGGCGTCATCCCGGGCTACGACCGTCGTCACGAGATCCCGCCGGGTCTGACCGGTCTGGCACAGGTCCACGGCCGCTACCACACGGATCCGGAGTACAAGCTCGGCTACGACCTGCAGTACCTCGTCAACTGGTCGCCCGTGCTGGACCTGCAGATCCAGCTGCGCACCATCTGGGTCATGGTGACCCGCCGGCTGTGATGTCCACACCCTCACGCGGTGCGGCCTTTCATGATGTAACGTGCATTCTCAGTCTATCTGGGGGTGTGGCGAATGCAGCGAGAGGTCAACGCCAGTGGTCCGGTCTACGGTCCGTCGTGGCGCCGGCACGGTGGCCGCCGGCAGGTCGCCGCGCGCGTGGCCCGGTCGCTGCGGCCGGTCGCCCACCTGCTCGGCGCGGTGGTCAGCACCGAGCTCGTCATGCCCTTCGCCGGGCACTGGTACCGGCCCGACGTCGGCGTCGTCGCCGCGGATGCGGTGACCCACGGCGGCGTGGTCTCGTCCGCACCGCACCTCGTGGTGAGCCTCGGTGGACCGCTGACGGCTCGCGACTGGCTCGCGGCCGGCGCCGACGTCGTGTGGGCACGACACGGCGAGGTCGTGGAGCAACTGACGCGCGGAGGCGTGCACCGACTGGAGCCCGGACAGTGGCTGGTGCATCCCCACCATCCGACGCTGCGGCTCGCCGCCTCCGATCTGATCCTGCCTGCGTCCGCCGATGCGCGGATCGGCGCGTGACCGTCTAGGCTGCGGAGCCATCCCCGCCAGCGGCGCGATCGACCCGTGCCAGCCGAAAGGACCATCCGTGCGCAGCTCGTTCATGATCGGACTGATCGTCGCGGTCGTCGCCGCGATCTTCGTCGTTCTCGGCCTGGCCTTCGACGGCGCGAGCTTCCTCGGTGTGGCGGCGATCGTTGCTGCGGTCGGGTTCGGGGCGGCGATGGTCGGCGTGCTGGCACTGCTCGCGAACCTCGTGACGACCGTCCAGCAGCTGACGACGACCGTCAAGCAGATCACCGACGAGACCGTTCCGCTGCTCGGCGGGATCAACGAGACCGTCGCGGGCGTCAACACCGAGCTCGCACGGATCGATACCATCGTGGCGAGCGTCCAACAGGTGTCGTACCGCGCTGAGGGTGTCGCGGGCGTCCTGCACGCAGCGGTCGCCAACCCCCTGATCAAGGGCATCGCGTTCGTCACCGGGACCCGTGCGGCGGCCAAGGCGGCACGCAGGGTCACCTGAGGACCCACAGCCACCGTCCCAGCTGCAGCGCAAGGATCCACCATGTTCTCTCGGATGTTCTTCGCCGTCGTCGGCCTGGGTGCCGGCGTCGCCCTCGGCGTGTGGACGATCCGCAAGATCGAGCACGCCGGCCAGCAGCTGTCGCCCGACGCGCTCGTGTCGCGCGCCGGTGAGCGCGCCAGCGGCCTGGGCGCCCGGCTCAACGAGGCACTCGCGGTCGGGCGCGTCGCAGCGCAGGAACGGGAGGCGGAGCTGCGCGCTGAGTTCCTCAACGGCAGCGGGAGTGGTCACGATGCGCTCGGTTGACATCCGCAGCACGTTCCTCGACTTCTTCGCCGAGCGTGGGCACCGGGTGTGGCCGTCATCATCGCTGATCCCCAACGACCCGACGCTGCTGCTGACGGTCGCCGGCATGGTGCAGTTCAAGCCGTACTTCCTCGGTCAGGCCACGCCGGAGACACCGCGTGCGGTCTCGGTGCAGAAGTGCGCGCGCACCAACGACATCGAGAACGTCGGGTTGACGACGCGTCACCTGACGTTCTTCGAGATGCTGGGCAACTTCAGCTTCGGCGACTACTTCAAGGCGGACGCGATCCGCTGGGCCTACGAGCTGTCGACCGAGGGGTTCGGGTTCGATCCCGAGCGGCTGTGGGCGACGGTCTATCTCGAAGACGATGAGGCGTTCGAGCTGTGGGTCGAGCAGACCGCGATCCCGCCGGAGCGCGTGCAGCGGCGCGATGCGAAGGACAACTACTGGTCCACCGGTGCGGCGGGGCCGTGCGGTCCCTGCTCCGAGCTCTTCTTCGACCGCGGTCCGGAGCACGGGCACGACGGCGGACCAGTCGTCGACGAGTCACGGTTCCTGGAGTTCTGGAACCTGGTGTTCATGCAGTTCGAGACCGGAGGGCGCGGAGATCCCGAGCTCAAGGGCTCCGATGACATCCTCCGCGAGCTGCCGGCGAAGAACGTGGACACCGGCATGGGCCTCGAGCGGCTCGCGATGCTGCTGCAGGACGTGCCCAACGTCTACGAGACCGACGTGCTGCGCCCGATGCTCGACCGCGCCGTGGAGGTCACGGGTGTGAAGTACGGGTCCGGCGACCGGTCGGACATCAGCCTGCGGGTGATCGCCGAGCACGCGCGCAGCGCGGCGTTCCTGATCGCCGACGGCGTCCTGCCGTCGAACGAGGCCCGCGGCTACATCCTCCGCCGTCTGCTGCGCCGTGCGGTCCGGCACCTGCGGTTGCTCGGCTCGGACCGCCCCGTGATGGTCGACATGGTCGACTCGGTCATCGACACGCTCCGTGGCGCGTGGAGCGAGCT
Encoded here:
- a CDS encoding bifunctional (p)ppGpp synthetase/guanosine-3',5'-bis(diphosphate) 3'-pyrophosphohydrolase — protein: MDDGVAHSEGRSAADIISAHHDSTALEITQPLPRITSGGVAASSVQDRREAAELIEGLPRARPSGVKAVLSRLPFDIGLQVPELLQPLVGKLKQHSPKVDVREVVRAYICAERAHEGQMRKSGDPYIIHPVGVAETLAELGMDTPTIVAALLHDTVEDTVMSSAELAAEFGDEVAMLVDGVTKLDKVQVSSSLERQAESLRKMLLAMARDYRVLLIKLADRLHNMRTLHHMPRHKQERIADETLQIYAPLAHRLGMQNFKWQLEDLAFQTLHGKRYDEIKAMVRERQPERDRYLDRVVGDVEQLLKGVKIKADVSGRPKHYYSIYEKMVRRGKEFSDIYDLVGIRVIVDSVKDCYGALGMIHSRWHPVPGRFKDYIAMPKFNLYQSLHTTVMGPAGMTLEVQIRTQAMHRTAEFGVAAHWKYKQASRSEQSEAQWLTQMIDMHQTTAEPDEFLSNIRLDLDADEVFVFTPDGDIKSLPKGSTPVDFAYAIHTEVGHRTVGARVNGRLVSLEYELHNGETVEILTSKAQEAGPSRDWLDFVGSSRARAKIRQWFSRERRVDAIEKGRQALRGELGRQSTGWRRLMTGSELSAVAADMNYHDLDALYRAIGEGHLSAQTVIGHLIGRLTDEEEGEEILPPTIVGPPPRDINAVLVDGLDDVMVSLAQCCHPVPGDDILGFITRGRGVSVHRSDCTNAEDLRRQSDRLIDVTWDTGVLAMFRVTMQVDALDRKHLLRDITTVLGDLHVNILSAQVTTRRDRVAKLRFTFELADIAHLDHILAQVMRVESVYDAFRVIPRKNGG
- a CDS encoding TrkA C-terminal domain-containing protein produces the protein MFQVVSLLLVAAFTLLIGRLGTIALTATGLPRPIAKFQARSALSGAGYTTNESESVVSHPARRRIVMMLMTVGSLGSAAIIATLIASMWNVSGFGAGFERGLMIIGGVFVLWLILRIPTLDRTLARVFAGIVKRMTDVDIRDYGHMLRLSGDYGISELLVETDDWMTEKTLAELDLSHEGLLVLGIIRGDHYFGAPKGSYLVRTGDTLMVYGPVERLAELDDRRTGATGEAAHRDAIEAQREIERREHIAQATETGNTPNLQGAEPPAGGSDGQRPPDEPDR
- a CDS encoding MBL fold metallo-hydrolase, whose amino-acid sequence is MIDRLVLGIWQANCFIVGDREHATAVIVDPGQDGAERIAGRLDALGLTCEAVLLTHGHLDHLWSAPTLADKLDVPVLLHPEDRWLWDNPAAGFGAPLAGLEQQFGLRWAPPTERLEPIADGQVLPHAGLRLRVRHTPGHTPGSCVFVTEDDEPIMLSGDLLFAGSVGRTDFPRGSMSEQNDSLRRVVLPLDDGTTVHPGHGPDTTVGTERSTNPFLRAL
- a CDS encoding UbiA family prenyltransferase — protein: MSSGEREAPRRVRRPMLRRATALLRAAHPEPSAAVTLAATALAVGAGLGSRAVLVAVAVGTGQLSIGWSNDWLDRDRDRAGGRVDKPVARGDVGAGTVLAAAVIALTVCVVASLALGPAAAAAHLVGVAAGWLYNAVAKRTAFSIVPWMVAFGLLPAVVTLTRPLERWPAWWIVAAGAVLGGGAHLANAIPDLAQDRASGVEGLPHRLGRRRASWLATTLVAVGIALVATGVPLWPAGLAIGGAGSLGLAWVVVATARGRERAAFRGVVALLLLLALGVVLSGARIT
- the aspS gene encoding aspartate--tRNA ligase translates to MTPYGAMRTHGAGTLRAGDDGTAVVLAGWVARRRDHGGVAFLDLRDRTGIVQVVADPEADEALQAAHDVRSEYVIRVHGDVRLRPEGMTNERLDTGDVEVAASRLEVLAPADTPPFPIDDRVEVDELMRLRYRYLDIRRAPVSRVLAVRSQTTRIIREVMDAHGFVDVETPLLTRSTPEGARDFLVPSRMRSGAFYALPQSPQLFKQLLMVAGIERYYQIARCFRDEDFRADRQPEFTQLDVEASFIDEEDIYALVEELLSTVWARVLDVKLDPPFRRMRYAETMSRFGTDRPDLRFGLELVDLREVFGATQVGVFSGALDAGGTVIAVCLPGGGSLTRKQFDGWVDFARARGAKGLAWAVVNDDHTLRSPLAKFMSDDEVAGLLAATDAGPGDAIFFGAGVERATQELMGALRVALARDGDLVPTDRWEFVWITEPPVVEWNDGERRWDAVHHPFTAPTDQALELLDSDPGAMAARAYDIVLNGTELGGGSIRINRADLQRRIFDVLGIDPGTAVERFGFLLDAFSYGAPPHGGIAFGLDRLVMLLAGEDSIRDVIPFPKTQTGADVLTGAPSPVDDDQLRALGLRARPVR
- a CDS encoding sugar transferase — encoded protein: MSATRPTTPRNDDVRVETDPELPLLGRLNRRGFRLLMAADMLVIVASIIVPVAIGVAFGLLRLTWPTSYYVVGYLLAVGIHFVSFYFGGLYEREQRLGSRPVLPRIVSMSIGAMLLVALVQQFTVVRTEIRVVPLSVLLFVPVLVSLGLAANRRISRTMRARREGPPRVLLAGVPDDVNLAREHIEDVGGTADIVGSTTKVTDLLALQQQTGATDVLVVTSRLIDDAYPEPLSTLETLGVNVLRRISAQDTLLGLSGVREVAGLPFVVLGGSALPSSRARFKRTIELLELLVLSPLWVTAGVGIGLYVLATAGRPVLFWQRRVGMDGRPFHMVKFRTMRTDAELAVGPVLAAADDARVVPALEWLRRTRLDELPNLWNVVRGEMSIVGPRPERPELTEQFEGVIPGYDRRHEIPPGLTGLAQVHGRYHTDPEYKLGYDLQYLVNWSPVLDLQIQLRTIWVMVTRRL
- a CDS encoding DUF948 domain-containing protein — its product is MRSSFMIGLIVAVVAAIFVVLGLAFDGASFLGVAAIVAAVGFGAAMVGVLALLANLVTTVQQLTTTVKQITDETVPLLGGINETVAGVNTELARIDTIVASVQQVSYRAEGVAGVLHAAVANPLIKGIAFVTGTRAAAKAARRVT